The Azospirillum ramasamyi DNA segment GCCCCGGCGGAGCTGACCAGACGCGGGTCGAAACGCGATTCCTGGCGCATCACCGCGAAGACCAGCGCCCGGTCCACCGCGAAGCCGTCGCGCGGCGTCCAGCGCGGCAGGGGGTAGAGGGCGGCGGCATAGGGCGCCCCGTCCGGTCCGGCCACGGCGTTGCCCAGCCGCAGCGACAGGGTCGCCACCCCGGCGCGGTCGGCCAGCGCCACCATCGCCTGCTCGACCAGCGGGTCGCCCTTGGGATGGATGCGCTGCAGTTCCATGCCGGCGAGTTCACGCTGGCCCACCTGCAGCAGGGCGATCGCGCGGGATCCTGCCGGCTTGGCCGCCATCGCCGCCAAGCTCTTTCCGCTCAACTCCGGCGCCTGCCAGCGCACATCGTGCAGCGTGCCCAGGGTGCGCAGCGCGATCAGGCCGTAGAAGGTGTGGGGATAGCGCGCGGCGGCGGCCAGATGCTCGGCCGCCTCCTTCTCCTTGCCGGGCTTGCGGGCCAGGGCGCGGGCCGCCCAGTAATCGGCCGCCGCCGCCTTCCAGGGGGAGCGCGGGCCGGCGGCGGCCATGCCCTGGAAATGGCGGGCGGCGCGGTCGGTCTGCTTCAGCCGCCATGCGGACAGCCCGGCGATCCAATGCGCTTCCGGCAGCATGTCGCCCGACCGGGCGGCGCTGGCCGAGGCGAGCGTCAGCGCCTGCGCCGTCTCGCCGGAATAATAGAGGGATGCCGCGATGCGGGCGCGGGCGGCGTCATACTGCACGGTGTCGAGCTTGCCGCCGAACTCGTCCTGGTTCAGCAGGGCCAGGGCGTTGCCGGCGCGGCCGGAACGCAGCAACTCCTCCACCCGCGCCACGGCGGCGCGGTCGCTGCGGGCGCGGGACACGGTGCGGCTGCGCGGGGCGACGGTGACGCCGTCCTCGTCGTCGTCCTCGTTCGCGGCGACGGTGCGCAGGCCGCCCAGCCGTTCCAGCGAGCCGACGAGCCGCACGCGCTCCTCCCCCCGCGGGGGCTTCGGCGCGCGCTGGCCGGCGGGTTGGCGTTTCTGCGCCAGGCTGTGTACCCGCTCCGCCCCGGCGAGGTCGCCGTAATCCTGCATCCAGCGGGCGAGTTCCTCGTAGCCGGCGCGGCGGTCGGGGTGGAGATAGCGCTGGCGCAGGACATAGCCGACCAGCCGGCGGTCCTTCAGCTTCGCCATCTCGGCGTCGGCGGCATCCCAGTCCGCCTGTTCCTGCAGCGCGAAGATGCGGCGGTAGCGGCCGGCATCCTCCTCGTCCAGTTGGACGGCGCGGGCCTCGTCATCCGCGGCGAGCAGCAGCGGGGAGCCGGCCGTGCCGGCGGACGCTTCGGCCGCCGGAGCGTCGGAAGACGGATCGCCGGAAGCCTGGTCGCCTTGAGCGGGCGGCTCGCCGAAATCGAAGGTATCGGGGTCGGGCACGGAATCCGGGCCGGGCGGGACGACGGCGTGACCGTCCGGCGCGTGAATAATGAGGGCGGCACTGGCGGGGCGGAGCCCTGCCGCACCGTCGGGTCCCAGGGTATAAGCCACCGTGAGACCCAGCACCCCCAGAAGGTTCCGCCGCAGCGGGACCGCGTTCGCGGCCCTGTATGCTGCACTGCAAAAAATCCGGAGCATTGTTCCGAAATAGCGCAAGCGCCCGCGAACCGCAAGCAACGGATTCGCGCGGAATGTGTCGTCTCCGGTATTCGCCAGTTCCTACAACGGGTTAAGGGAAGTGGGAAAATGGCCTTAGCCCGTTGGGAAGGTGCCTTTCGGCGTGGCGGCATTGCATTTGTGGCGCGTGGCCGGTGCAGTCATACGAACGATTTGGGTGAAACTCCGGCGACGCTTTTTTTCTTACGAATACTTGATGCCGACTTCGTCGATCTTTTGCCGAAGCGCAAGCATGTCGCGCCACGCCTCCCGCTTGGCGATCGGGTTGCGCAGGAGGTAGGCCGGATGGAGCATGGGCATCAGCGGCACCGCCTCGCCGGTTCCCTCATAGCTCCGCCATTGCCCGCGCAGGCGGGTGATGCCCTCCGCGCGGTTCAGCAGGGTCTTGGCCGACACGCCGCCCAGCGCCACCAGCAGCTTCGGCCGCACCAGCTCCACATGCCGTTCCAGGAAGGGCAGGCAGGCGGCGATCTCGGCCTGGGTCGGGCTGCGGTTGCCCGGCGGGCGCCAGGGCAGGATGTTGGTGATGTAGACCTTGCCGCGGTCCAGCCCGATCTGCGCCAGCATGCGGTCCAGCAGCTTGCCGCTGACCCCGACGAAGGGCTTGCCTTGCCGGTCCTCGTCCTCGCCCGGCGCCTCGCCGATCAGCATGACCGGAGCCTGCGGATTGCCGTCGGCGAAGACGGTGTTCATCGCGGTGGCTTTCAGCGGACAGCCGTCGAAGCCGCGCAGCGCCGCCTCCAGCGCCTCCAGGGTCTGCGCCTCATGCGCGCGGGCGCGGGCCTGGATGCCGGCCTCGCTGGCGCCCAGAGGCTGGTCGGGCGACGCGAAGAGGGCGGCCGGACGCGGGGCCGCCGGGGCGGGCGCCCGAGTCGGCGCGGGACCGCGCGCCGGCCCGGCACCCATCCCTGTGCCCATCCCTGTGCCGGGCGCGGCGGCGCCCGCGGGTATGGCGCGCGCCGCCGGCCGGGCGGAGAAGGTCGCCCAGTCGATCGGCTCGTCGCCGATGGCCTCGTCGCAGCCGATATCGGCATGCCAGCGCAGCGCGTCGAGGATATCGCTTACGTCAATCATCGTTTGACCTTACCACAGATCGTGTGGTCTTACATGTCTCGATACCCAATTTGGGTGCGGTGCAAACCGTGCTACAAGCACGCGCCCGCAAAACACCATAGGGCGTCCCGAGGGAAACAGTACCAAAACAAGACGTTGGGGGAGTGTGGTTATGGAACGCGAACCGCGCGAGGTCATGGAATACGATGTTCTGATCGTCGGCGCCGGCCCGTCGGGTCTGAGCGCTGCGATCCGCCTGCGGCAGCGCGCGGTCGAGACCGGGCAGGAGTTGAGCGTCTGCGTGATCGAGAAGGGGTCGGAGGTCGGCGCCCATCTGCTGTCCGGCGCCGTCTTCGAACCGCATGCGCTGGACGAGCTGATCCCCGACTGGAAGGAGAAGGGTGCGCCGCTGACCACCCCGGCGCGCGAGGACCATTTCCTCTTCCTGACGGAAACGAAGGCCCACAAGTCGCCCTTCACCCCGCCGCAGATGAACAATCACGGCAACTACATCATCAGCCTGGGCAATCTGGCCCGCTGGATGGCGACCCAGGCCGAGGAGCTCGGGGTGGAGATCTACCCCGGCTTCGCCGCCGCCGAGGTGCTGTATGACGACAACGGCGCGGTGAAGGGCGTCGCCACCGGCGACATGGGCATCGGCAAGGACGGCGAGAAGACCGGCAACTACACGCCCGGCATGGAGCTGCACGCCAAGCAGACCATCTTCGCCGAGGGCTGCCGCGGCTCGCTGACCAAGACCCTGTTCGAGCGGTTCGACCTGCGCCGCGACTGCCAGCCGCAGACCTACGGCATCGGCATCAAGGAACTGTGGGAGGTCGATCCGTCACAGTCGAAGCCGGGCCTGATCGTCCACACCATCGGCTGGCCGATGGACCCCAAGACCTATGGCGGGTCGTGGCTGTATCACATGGAAGGGAATCTGGTGTCGGTCGGCTTCGTCGTCGGCCTCGACTACTGGAACCCGCACATGAGCCCGTTCGAGGAGTTCCAGCGCTACAAGACCCACCCGGCGATCCGTCCGACCTTCGAGGGCGGCCGTCGTCTGGCCTATGGCGCCCGCGCCCTGTCGGAAGGCGGCTTCCAGTCGATCCCGAAGCTGACCTTCCCCGGCGGCCTGATCGTCGGCGACGGCGCCGGCTTCCTGAACGTGCCGAAGATCAAGGGCAACCACACCGCCATGAAGTCGGGCATGGTCGCGGCCGAGGCGGTGTTCGACCACCTGACCGGCGGCAGCGACAACGGTCCCGAGGTCATCGCCTATCCCGAGAAGCTGAAGCAGTCCTGGGTCTGGCCGGAGTTGTACGCGGTCCGCAACATCCGTCCGGGCTTCCAGAAGGGCCTGTGGGCCGGTCTGGCCAACGCCGCCTACGAGACGGCGCTGAAGGGCAAGTCGCCCTGGACGCTGAAGCACCACGCCGACCACACCACCCTGGTGAAGGCCAGCGAGGCGCCGAAGATCGTCTACCCCAAGCCGGACGGCAAGGTCAGCTTCGACCGCCTGTCCTCGGTCTACCTCTCCAACACCAACCATGAGGAAGACCAGCCGCCGCACCTGACGCTGAAGGACAAGTCGGTCCCGATCAGCGTCAATCTGGCGCTCTACGACGCGCCGGAGCAGCGCTATTGCCCGGCCGGCGTCTACGAGATCGTCCGCAACGACGACGGCAGCGACCCGCGCCTGCAGATCAACGCGCAGAACTGCGTCCACTGCAAGACCTGCGACATCAAGGATCCCACCCAGAACATCAACTGGGTCGTGCCGGAAGGCGGCGGGGGTCCGAACTATCCGGGCGGGATGTAAGAGGGAGGTCTGCCCCTTCCCCCATGCGCAGGCGCGGGGGGAAGGGGCAGTCGGCAGTCACGCGGGTGTCGGTTGCGCCGCCGGCCACTCCTAACTATAACGCAGGCGGTAACCTCTCTGCGACGGCGCGATGATCGTTTCCTGCCCGACCTGTTCAACGCGCTATACCCTGTCCGACGAGTCGCTCGGCACCGACGGCCGCAAGGTGCGTTGTGCCCGCTGCGGCCATACGTGGTGGCAGATGCCGGAGGGGGCAGGCCCCGAGCCGGTGGCCGCCGACGCGCCGACGGAAATACGGCAGGCGACCCCGGCAAAGGCCGCGGCGAAGGCGGCCGGCAAGAGCAAGCCCAAGCCGGCGAAGGCTCCACGGGCCAAGCCGGCGCGCGGCACGGTGATCGGCTTCGCGCTGCTGGCAGTGTTCGTCTCGGGGACCGTGGCCGCCGGCTATTTCGGCCGCGATGCCATCGTCCGCAGCTGGCCGCCCGCCGCCCTTCTCTACGAGACCATCGGGATGCAGGCCGAACCGCCGGGCTTCGGGCTGGAGCTGCGCAGCGTCCGCTCCGAGCAGAAGACGGAGGGCGGGGCGACCGTCCTGCTGCTGGACGGCGAGATCGCCAACACCACCGATGTCGAGCGCGCGCTGCCGCCGCTGCGCGCCATCACCTTCGGCGCCGAGCGCAAGCCGCTGCAGAGCTGGACCATCGAGCCGCCCGCGTCCGTGCTGCTGCCGGGTGCGGTGGTGAGCTTCCATCACAGCCAGCCGGAGCCCGGACCGGTGACCGAGGTGACCATCACCTTCGGCGGCCAGCCGCCGGGGCTGGATGCGCCGGCCCCCGAAAAGACCGCAGAAAAGACGGGCGAAAGGCACGCTCCTGAAAAGCATGCCGGCGATAAGCACGCCGGTCACTGATCCGGTCGCGGCCCGGCCGCGTCACCGCTCCGGAATGCCGTGTTTGCGCAGCTTGTTGGCGATCATGGTGTGCGAGGTGTTCAGCCGCGCCGCCAGCTTTCGGCTGGACGGGAAACGCGGATAGAGCCGGCGCAGCAGCGACCGCTCGAAGGCGTCCACCGCCTCCTCCCAGCTTTCGGCATCCTCCGCCGGCATTCCGGCGGATTGCATGCCGGCCCCGGCCAGTTCCAGGTCGGCGGCGTCCAGCGTGCCGCCGTCGCTCATGGTGACGGCGCGGAAGATGACGTTCTCCAGTTGGCGGACGTTGCCGGGCCAGCGGTTGGCGAGCAGCGCCGCCGCCGCCGCCGGGGTCAGCCGGCCGGGCGGACGGCGGGCCTGCGCCGCGGCGCGGGCGATGAAATGGCGGGCCAGCAGCAGGATGTCGTGCCCGCGCTCGCGCAACGGCGGCACGTTCAGAGTCAGCACGTTCAGGCGATAGAACAGATCCTCGCGGAAGCTGTGGTCGGCGACCATCGCCTCCAGCGAGCGGTGGGTCGCGCTGATGACGCGGACGTCGACCTTCTGCTCGCGCTCGCCGCCGACCCGGCGGAAGCTGCCGTCGTTGAGGAAGCGCAGCAGCTTGGCCTGGAGATAGGCCGACATCTCGCCGATCTCGTCCAGGAAGACGGTGCCGCCATGGGCCAGTTCCAGGAGGCCGGGCTTGCCGCCGCGCTGCGCCCCGGTGAAGGAGCCGGGGGCGTAGCCGAACAGCTCGCTCTCCGCCAGATTTTCCGGCACGGCGGCGCAGTTCAGCGCCAGGAAGGGCTTGTCGCGGCGCGGGCTGGCGCGGTGGCAGGCATGGGCGATCAGCTCCTTGCCGGTGCCGGTCTCGCCCAGGATCAGCAACGGCGCCTCCATCGCGGCAACGCGCGCGGCCCGCGCTTTCAAGGCCCGCACCGGCGGCGATTCGCCGAGGATGCGGTCGAAACCGCGGCCCGATCCCAGATCGTCGAAGTTCTGGATCGCGTGGAGACGCTCGCCCAGGCGCGACGGCGTGAACAGGGTGATGACGGCGCCCGCCGCCTCGACATCGACGATGGGCGTCACCTCCAGCAGGAAGGGTTGGCCGTTCAGCGTCACCTCGCGGCCGGACATGCGGAAACCGCCGTCGGCAAGCGCGCGCGTCAGGCCGGGTTCGCCGAACAGCTCGCCGATGTCGCGGCCGGCGAGGCGCGACTCCGGCAGTCCGGCGACCTGGGCGGCGGCGGCGCTCGCCACCACGACGCGGGCCCCGCGGTCGATCGCCAGAACCGGGTCGGGCAGGGCGGCGAGCAGCGCGTCGAGATGGAGGCGCCGCCGCGTGCCCGGCAGCATGTCGATGGCCGCCACCGACCGCACCCCGGCGATGGTACGCAGCGCGTCGGACAGGGCAGGAAGTGCCGCCGGATCGAGGCCGGGCGCGTCGATGTGGATCAGCGGCGGGTCGACCTCGACGCCGACGACGTTGAGGCGGCGGATCGCCAGCACGGCGAGAATCTCATGGGCGATGCCGACGCGGTCGGTGAAGGTGACTTCGAGGCGCATGGGAGGACGGTTGGGGAGGGAGAATACGACAACCAGTGTACACATTCCGTTACGGCGTATCAAAAACTTTACACCATCACAACGCGCTGATTCTCAACAATCTATCCCCGTCAACCGGTGACCCTGTAAACTTGCGCATACACCCCGTTCCGATGACCACCCGCCGGATCGCAGCAAATCCGCCATTTCCGCCTCTGGCACATTGTTTGCGAACCAATCACCCCAAGCGAAGTCATCCATCCCCTTGGGAGCCAGTCTCATGCGCGTGATCGTTCTGGGCAGCGGCGTCATCGGTGTCACCACCGCCTATTATCTGGTGCGTGCCGGGCATGAGGTGACCGTGCTGGACCGTCAGGCCGGCCCGGCGCTGGAGACCAGCTATGCCAACGCGGGCGAGGTGTCGCCGGGCTATTCCGCTCCCTGGGCGGCGCCGGGGCTGATGCTGAAGGCCATCAAGTGGATGACGATGAAGCATTCGCCGCTGGTGATCCGGCCGAAGCTGGATCCTGCCATGTGGTCCTGGTGCCTGAAGCTGCTGGCCAACGCCAACGAGGCGAGCTACCAACTGAACAAGAGCCGCATGGTCCGCGTCGCCGAGTACAGCCGCGACTGCCTGAAGGCTCTGCGCGCCGAGACCGGCATCACCTATGACGAACGCACCCAGGGCACGCTGCAGGTCTTCCGCACCCAGAAGCAGATGGACGCCGCCGGCTACGACATGGCGGTGCTGGAGCGCTACGGCGTTCCCTTCACGCTGTTCGACCGCGATGGTCTGACCTCGGTCGAGCCGGCCTTGGCCCATGTGAAGGACAAGCTGGTCGGCGCGCTGCACCTGCCGGGCGACGAGACCGGCGACTGCTTCCAGTTCACCAGCAAGCTGGCCGACTTCGCCGCCAAGCGTGGGGTGGAGTTCCGTTACGGCGTGTCCATCCGCGGGCTGGAGAGCGACGGCCGCAGGATCACCGGCGTCCGGACCGACCAGGGCACGCTGACCGCCGACAGCTACATCGTCGCCATGGGCAGCTATTCGCCCAAGCTGGTGAAGCCGCTGGGCATCGACCTGCCGGTCTATCCGGTGAAGGGCTATTCGCTGACCCTGCCGATCACCGACGCCGCCCACGCGCCGGAATCGACGGTGATGGACGAGACGCACAAGATCGCCGTCACCCGGCTGGGCGACCGCATCCGCGTCGGCGGCACGGCGGAACTCTCCGGCTTCGACCTGACCCTGCGCGAGAAGCGCCGCGGGCCGCTCGACCATGTGGTCAGCGACCTGTTCCCCAAGGGCGGCGACCTGTCGAAGGCGGAGTTCTGGACCGGGCTGCGCCCGAACACGCCGGACGGCACGCCGATCCTGGGGCCGACCCACATCCGCAACCTGTACCTGAACACCGGCCACGGTACGCTGGGCTGGACGATGTCCGCCGGCTCGGCCCGCGTGCTGGCCGACGTGGTCAGCGGCCGCCGGACCGAGATCGACATGGAAGGGCTGAGCGTCGAGCGCTACGGCCGCAAGCCGTCGGTCGCGGTGTCGCGCCCGGCCACCGTCCGTCCGGCCTGACCGGAATAGGGAACCCGCGCCGTCCGGCGGATGCGGGTCATCGCCAGCTCGAGAAGGGCGGCGTCGGTGATTTCGGCCCCATCCAGCCGATGTCGCCCGCGCCGCCCTTCGAATTTCTCCACCCGGTGGCCGAGACGCCTGAGATGCAGGATCGCCTCGTAGAGCCGGCTCGGCGGCTCGTTCGCCGGGCGGGCCGTCATGGGTGGACCGCCAGGACGATCAGCCGCTTCGGGCCGTGGACGCCGTAGGCCAGCGTCTGCTCGATATCGGCGGTCTTGCTGGGGCCGGACACCAGCAGCGCGTTGGTCGGCATCGCCTGCGTCCATCCCTGCTCGCGCATCGCCTGCAGGAAGGTGTCGTAGAGGGCGTCGGCGCGCAGCAGCGCGATGTGGATGTGCGGGACCAGCGAGAGCGTGCGGGGCTCCTCGGCCGTCGGCCACAGGATCAGGCTTCCGGTCTCGGCGATGGCGCCGCGGGTGGTGGTCAGGCCGGCTTCGATGGATTCGAACAGCCGGGGCTTGAGGTCTTCGAGCGGGCGGTCGTAGGGGATGAGGGTGGTGGAGGCCGTGTCCCACCCCTCGGCCAGCCGTTTCCCGGCGTCCGTCGCCGGTGCGTAGACCAGCGATCCCACCCCCTCCTGCGCCAGGAAATCCCGCAGCACCGCCGGCCAGTTGGCCTCCGTCGCGTCCAGGAACTCGGTATGCACCGCCTCCATCAGGCGGCGGATGCGGGGCAGGCGTTCCTCGTTCGGCCAGTGTTTCGCCTCGATCGGCGTGAAGTCCGAGGCGGGCGGGGGCAGCGGGTGGGCGTCGCGGCTGGCGCGCAGCCGGGCCAGGATCGAGTTGCGGGTGTCAGACATCGGGAACCCCCTTGGCGCGGGCGAGGTCGTGCAGGGTGCGGCCGGCGAAGCGCGGCTTGGCGCGGACATTCGTCCACTCCTTCAGCAGGGGCAGCGATGACGGCGCCGCGTTGCCGAGCCTGCTCATCGCCGTGGTGGCGATGCGGTAGGCGGTGGGGGAGGCGTTCATCGCCGCCCAGCCGCTCCACACCATCGCCTCCGCCCTGCTGGCCTTGGCGCCGCCGTCCTTCACCGTGCCGCCGGGCTTCACCGCCTCGACCCGCAGGCGCCCCATGATCTCGACGATGGGGATCTTCACCGGGCAGATCTCGACGCAGGCGTTGCACATGGTGCAGGCGTGGGGCATGGCGCCGCGCTTGTCCAACCCCTCGATCTGCGGCACCAGGATCTTGCCGATGGGGCCGGGATAGGGCGCCTCGTAGGCATGGCCGCCGACCTTGGTGTAGACCGGGCAATGGTTCATGCAGGCGCCGCAGCGGATGCAGCGCAGGGTGTCGCGCAGTTCCGGGTCGGCGTAGATGCCGGAGCGGCCATTGTCGAGGATGATGAGATGCACCTCGCGCGGGCCGTCCTTCTCGCCGTCCTTGCGGGGGCCGGAGATCATGTTGACGTAGGTGGTGATCGGCTGGCCGGTGGCGGAGCGCGGCAGCAGGCTGATGACCGGCGGCACGTCCTCCAGCTTTTCCACCACCTTTTCCAGCCCCATGAAGGCGATGTGGACCGGCGGCACGGTGGTGCACATGCGGCCGTTGCCTTCGTTCTCGATCAGGCAGAGGGTGCCGGTTTCGGCCACCGCGGCATTGACGCCGGACATGCCGACGTCGGCGGCCTGGAACTTGGCGCGCAGCACGCGGCGGGCGAGGTCGGTCAGATAGGCGGCGTCCTCGCGGCTTTCGGCGTCCTTGATCTTGCGCTTGAACAGGTGGGCGATCTGCTTCGTGTTCAGGTGGATCGCCGGCATGATGATGTGCGACGGCATGGTGCCATCCAGCTGCACGATGTATTCGCCGAGGTCGCTTTCCAGCACCTCGATGCCGTTCTTTTCCAGAACGGCGTTCAGGTGCATCTCCTCCGTCACCATCGACTTGCCCTTGACCACCAGCCGGGCGTCGACCCGGTGCAGGATGTCCAGCGCGATGCCGTTGGCCTCCTCCGTCGTGGAGGCCCAATGGACGGTGATGCCGTTGCGGGTGCAGTTCTCCTCCAGCCTCTCCAGCAGTTCCGGCAGCTTTGACAGCGCGCGCAGCCGGACCGAGGCGGCGAGCGCCCGCACGCCGCTCCATTCCGCCGCGTCGGCGAACTGGGCGGCGCGCTTGGTCATCAGCCCATCCATGGCGCGGCGGAAATTGCCGCGCAGCTGCGGGTCGGCCAGCGCCGCACGCGAAGCGGCGGCGAAATCCGGTGCATTACCGTCCATGGATGCGCTCCTTCAGGAACTGGGCGATGTGCTGGCCGCGCGCGGCCTTGGCTCCGGCCTCCAGCGCGCCGGTGATGTTCAGCAGGCAGCCGCAGTCGCCCGACACCACGCGGGCGGCGCCGGTGTCCTCGATGTCCGCCACCTTGTCGCCGACCATGGCGGCGGAGATCTCCGGATGGCGGACGGCGAAGGTGCCGCCGAAGCCGCAGCATTCCTTCTCCCTCTTCAGCTCCACCAGCTCGACGTTGGCGAGCTGGCGCAGCAGGGACTTCGGTTCCTCCACCACGCCCATCTCGCGCTGGGCATGGCAGGAGGCATGCCAGGTGACGCGCAGCGGCTCGCCCTTGTCGGTGAGCCGGACGTCCAGCACATGGACCAGGAACTGGGTCAGTTCCCAAACGCGGGCCGCCACCTGCACCGCCTTGGCTTCGTCCGCTTCGCCGCGGAACAGGTCGGGCCAGTGCTTCTTCATCATGCCGGCGCAGGAGCCCGACGGCACGACGATGGGATCGTCGCCGGGGAACAGGTCCAGCTGGGCGCGGGCCACCTTCAGGGCGTCGGCGCGGTAGCCCGAATTATAGGCGGGCTGGCCGCAGCAGCTTTGGCCCTGGGGGAAGACGACGGTCAGCCCCTGCGACTGCAGCAGTTCGATCCCGGCCATGCCGGCGTCGGGGAAGAACAGGTCGACCAGGCAGGTGCCGAAGTAATAGACGCGGGCCGGTATGGGGGGCTGGTGGTCCATGGGCGTTTCCTCACCGTCTCGGTTATTGCCCCCACCCCGACCCTCCCCCGCCCAGCGGGGGGAGGGTCGGGGTGGGGGGTAGTGTTTGTGGAGGGTAAGTGCCCTCCCTAGAACGCCGCCTCGGCCACCCGCGCCGCTGCCTCACCCGACTTCGCCGTCGCGCAGGCGTCGACCAGATAGACGATCGACCGGTAGGGCACGCCCGCCTTGTCGGAAAGCCCGATCTCGCAGGTGCGGCTGGTGGAATAGCCCGACGCGCAGCCCTCCGGCACCGCGGCCGGCAGGTGGCGGAGCGCGTGGGCGTTCAGTTCCGGCGTGGTGAAGCCCTTGTCGCCGGCGAAGCCGCAGCAGCCGACGTCCGGCGGCACCACCACCGTCTCGGCGCAGGCCTTCGCCACCGCGGTCAGCGCGCCGTCCAGCCCCATGCGGCGGGTGGAGCAGGTCAGGTGCAGCATCACCGGCTCCGCCGACTTGGCGATGGCCAGGCGGGGCAGCGCGAACTCGCTCAGGAACTCCGCCACGTCGAGGATGCGCAGGCCCGCGTCGGTCAGGCGCTTCTTCAGGCGCAGGGCGCAGGGGCTGGTGTCCATCACCACCGGGTAACGGCCGCCCCGGCTCGCCGCCGACAGCGCGGCCAGCATGGCGTCGGCCTTGGCGTCGGCGGCCTCGGTCAGGCCCTTGCTTTCCAGCGGCATGCCGCAGCACTGGCCGTCCGCCTCCTCCGGGTAGAGGATGCGGAAGCCGGCCTTGCGCATCACCGATTCGACGACTTCGGGCAAGGGACGCTGCTGCGGGTCGCCGGCGGCGGGGCCCATGCTGCGGCTGACGCAGCTGGGGGCGTAGACCACCGTCGGCAGGTCGTCGCTGGGGATGTCCGAATACCCGGCAAAGCTCGCGGCGGTGGGCAGGCTGCGGGGCAGGGCCGGCAGGCTGCCGCCGGTCAGCAGGCGCGCCGCCGCCTGGGTGGCGCCATGCCCGACCGTGCGGCGGGCGAGATCGGCCAGACGCAGCCCGGTGCGGGCGAGGCCCAGCGTGCCTTCCATATGGCCGGCGACCATCGCCCCCGCCTTGCGGGCCATGGCGCCGCGCCGTTCGCCGCGCAGGGACTTGACCAGCAGCCCGGTCTCGATCCCCACCGGGCAGGCGGTGGCGCACAGGCCGCAGGCGGCGCAGGTGTCGATGCCCTGATAGTCGTAGGCGGCGCTGATCTCGGCCAGACGCCCGGCGTCGCCGCCGGTAGCCGCCAGCCGCGCCATCTCGCGCCGGCCGACGATGCGCTGGCGCGGCGACAGGGTGAGGCGGTGGGACGGGCAGGTCGGCTCGCAGAAGCCGCATTCGATGCAGGTGTCGACCAGCGGATCGGCCGGGGGCAGCGGCTTCAGGTTCTTCAGATGGGCCTCGGGGTCGCCGTTCAGGATGACGCCGGGGTTCAGCAGCCCGTCGGGATCGAAGAGATCCTTGATCTCCTTCATCAGCCCATAGGCCTGCGGACCCCATTCCATCTCGACGAAGGGGGCCATGTTGCGGCCGGTGCCGTGTTCCGCCTTGAGCGAGCCGTCGTAGCGGTTGACCACCAGAACCGCCACATCGTCCATGAAGCGGCGGTAGCGGTCGATCTCCGCCC contains these protein-coding regions:
- a CDS encoding D-amino acid dehydrogenase, with amino-acid sequence MRVIVLGSGVIGVTTAYYLVRAGHEVTVLDRQAGPALETSYANAGEVSPGYSAPWAAPGLMLKAIKWMTMKHSPLVIRPKLDPAMWSWCLKLLANANEASYQLNKSRMVRVAEYSRDCLKALRAETGITYDERTQGTLQVFRTQKQMDAAGYDMAVLERYGVPFTLFDRDGLTSVEPALAHVKDKLVGALHLPGDETGDCFQFTSKLADFAAKRGVEFRYGVSIRGLESDGRRITGVRTDQGTLTADSYIVAMGSYSPKLVKPLGIDLPVYPVKGYSLTLPITDAAHAPESTVMDETHKIAVTRLGDRIRVGGTAELSGFDLTLREKRRGPLDHVVSDLFPKGGDLSKAEFWTGLRPNTPDGTPILGPTHIRNLYLNTGHGTLGWTMSAGSARVLADVVSGRRTEIDMEGLSVERYGRKPSVAVSRPATVRPA
- a CDS encoding LutC/YkgG family protein, producing the protein MSDTRNSILARLRASRDAHPLPPPASDFTPIEAKHWPNEERLPRIRRLMEAVHTEFLDATEANWPAVLRDFLAQEGVGSLVYAPATDAGKRLAEGWDTASTTLIPYDRPLEDLKPRLFESIEAGLTTTRGAIAETGSLILWPTAEEPRTLSLVPHIHIALLRADALYDTFLQAMREQGWTQAMPTNALLVSGPSKTADIEQTLAYGVHGPKRLIVLAVHP
- a CDS encoding LutB/LldF family L-lactate oxidation iron-sulfur protein, which codes for MDGNAPDFAAASRAALADPQLRGNFRRAMDGLMTKRAAQFADAAEWSGVRALAASVRLRALSKLPELLERLEENCTRNGITVHWASTTEEANGIALDILHRVDARLVVKGKSMVTEEMHLNAVLEKNGIEVLESDLGEYIVQLDGTMPSHIIMPAIHLNTKQIAHLFKRKIKDAESREDAAYLTDLARRVLRAKFQAADVGMSGVNAAVAETGTLCLIENEGNGRMCTTVPPVHIAFMGLEKVVEKLEDVPPVISLLPRSATGQPITTYVNMISGPRKDGEKDGPREVHLIILDNGRSGIYADPELRDTLRCIRCGACMNHCPVYTKVGGHAYEAPYPGPIGKILVPQIEGLDKRGAMPHACTMCNACVEICPVKIPIVEIMGRLRVEAVKPGGTVKDGGAKASRAEAMVWSGWAAMNASPTAYRIATTAMSRLGNAAPSSLPLLKEWTNVRAKPRFAGRTLHDLARAKGVPDV
- a CDS encoding (Fe-S)-binding protein, whose product is MDHQPPIPARVYYFGTCLVDLFFPDAGMAGIELLQSQGLTVVFPQGQSCCGQPAYNSGYRADALKVARAQLDLFPGDDPIVVPSGSCAGMMKKHWPDLFRGEADEAKAVQVAARVWELTQFLVHVLDVRLTDKGEPLRVTWHASCHAQREMGVVEEPKSLLRQLANVELVELKREKECCGFGGTFAVRHPEISAAMVGDKVADIEDTGAARVVSGDCGCLLNITGALEAGAKAARGQHIAQFLKERIHGR
- a CDS encoding FAD-binding and (Fe-S)-binding domain-containing protein, whose protein sequence is MPPASPTAALAGPYDRVLAELQSVIPRDRLVTDPLRTLAYGTDASFYRLIPRIVALVETEEEVVRLLRITRGHKVPVTFRAAGTSLSGQAVSDSVLVVLGDGWRGCSIGPAAATVTLQPGVIGAEANRRLAPLGRKIGPDPASIATAKIGGIAANNASGMCCGTAQNSYRTLESMRLVLTDGTVLDTADPASRSRFRDSHGALLDRLADLGARTRADAALAGRIRDKFRIKNTTGYSLNALVDYEDPVDILQHLMIGSEGTLGFISAITLRTVPEHPHKASALLFFPDIGEACHAVSLLKAAPVDAAELMDRASLRSIQDKPGMPPQISGFGPDVAAVLVETRAETTAALEANVAEIATVLADCITIGGTRFTTDAKACEGFWKIRKGLFPAVGAIRQTGTTVIIEDVAFPLPRLAEATRELQALFLRHGYHEAIIFGHALEGNLHFVFTQAFDTRAEIDRYRRFMDDVAVLVVNRYDGSLKAEHGTGRNMAPFVEMEWGPQAYGLMKEIKDLFDPDGLLNPGVILNGDPEAHLKNLKPLPPADPLVDTCIECGFCEPTCPSHRLTLSPRQRIVGRREMARLAATGGDAGRLAEISAAYDYQGIDTCAACGLCATACPVGIETGLLVKSLRGERRGAMARKAGAMVAGHMEGTLGLARTGLRLADLARRTVGHGATQAAARLLTGGSLPALPRSLPTAASFAGYSDIPSDDLPTVVYAPSCVSRSMGPAAGDPQQRPLPEVVESVMRKAGFRILYPEEADGQCCGMPLESKGLTEAADAKADAMLAALSAASRGGRYPVVMDTSPCALRLKKRLTDAGLRILDVAEFLSEFALPRLAIAKSAEPVMLHLTCSTRRMGLDGALTAVAKACAETVVVPPDVGCCGFAGDKGFTTPELNAHALRHLPAAVPEGCASGYSTSRTCEIGLSDKAGVPYRSIVYLVDACATAKSGEAAARVAEAAF